From Rhododendron vialii isolate Sample 1 chromosome 10a, ASM3025357v1, the proteins below share one genomic window:
- the LOC131304230 gene encoding probable calcium-binding protein CML46, with protein MSLALSNLTQFPMENVTLPIIQLLFVGFFVLDIIYSRFFNRVERQQECLVKSETCEDSKARVTKKNQDFDLPCSSEKKEDVCRGDVGVVMERLGIFCQSGDGKLPERLDPDEISKLFEEKEPSLDEVKGAFDVFDENSDGFIDTRELQRVLGVLGFKEAGEVENCRRMIGLFDENGDGRIDFGEFVKIMENSFC; from the coding sequence ATGTCTCTCGCTCTCAGTAATCTAACCCAATTCCCAATGGAAAACGTAACGCTGCCCATAATCCAGCTTCTTTTTGTCGGTTTTTTCGTGCTTGACATAATTTACAGTCGATTTTTCAACCGGGTGGAAAGACAACAAGAATGTCTTGTGAAATCCGAGACTTGCGAGGATTCGAAAGCTCGTGTGACGAAAAAGAACCAAGATTTTGACTTGCCTTGCTCCAGTGAGAAAAAAGAGGATGTATGCAGAGGAGATGTGGGGGTGGTGATGGAAAGGCTGGGGATTTTTTGTCAGTCTGGTGATGGGAAACTTCCGGAGAGGTTGGATCCTGACGAGATTTCAAAGCTGTTTGAAGAGAAGGAGCCGAGTTTGGACGAGGTGAAGGGAGCTTTTGATGTGTTTGATGAGAACAGTGATGGGTTTATCGATACGAGGGAGTTGCAGAGAGTTCTGGGTGTTTTGGGATTCAAGGAGGCAGGAGAGGTGGAGAATTGCAGGAGGATGATCGGCTTGTTCGACGAAAACGGAGATGGGAGGATCGATTTTGGTGAATTTGTAAAGATCATGGAGAATAGCTTTTGTTGA
- the LOC131304264 gene encoding protein DMP8-like: MANGFQKTLSKTSLLVNFLPTSTLLTFETLVPTFYHGGAACNSVTTLMLTALLTLCVLSCFFFHFTDSFSVGGRVYYGFVTPCGLVAFNPGIDEPKDDKYKLGVVDVVHAVMSALVFLAIAFSDRRVSGCLYPGHEKEIDEVMNQGFPLIIGIVCSALFLVFHKYRHGIGFLEAAAA; this comes from the coding sequence ATGGCAAACGGTTTCCAGAAAACCCTCTCCAAGACCTCACTCCTCGTCAACTTCCTCCCCACCAGCACCCTCCTCACCTTTGAGACCCTCGTCCCCACCTTCTACCACGGTGGCGCCGCGTGCAACAGCGTCACCACCCTCATGCTCACCGCCCTGCTCACCCTGTGCGTGCTCTCCTGCTTCTTCTTCCACTTCACGGACAGCTTCAGCGTGGGCGGGCGGGTCTACTATGGGTTCGTCACGCCCTGCGGGCTGGTCGCGTTCAACCCGGGTATCGACGAGCCTAAAGATGACAAGTACAAGCTCGGGGTTGTGGATGTTGTCCACGCTGTTATGTCGGCCCTGGTGTTCTTGGCCATAGCGTTTTCGGACCGTCGGGTCTCGGGTTGCTTGTACCCGGGTCATGAGAAGGAGATTGATGAGGTTATGAATCAAGGGTTTCCTTTGATTATTGGGATTGTTTGCAGTGCGTTGTTTCTTGTGTTTCATAAGTATAGGCATGGCATTGGGTTCTTGGAGGCAGCAGCAGCTTGA
- the LOC131304229 gene encoding pentatricopeptide repeat-containing protein At5g39680 produces MRKFPVNAHLQTAIRLPRASPQTRAFSIQTNPSLSSLENTIKLLKSSADTKNLKFGKSIHALLIITNQATPCHVIQTNSLINLYSKCGQMKVARQLFDEMHERNVVSWGALMAGYLQNGFPLEVLNLFRNMTLADCFRPNEYILATVLSSCADCGSSVEGRQCHGYALKYGLVFHQYVKNALLYMYAMCSDVEAALGVLNSVSGSDGFTYNSVLKVLVGNGYLSEALEVFGRMVKQCVKWDSFTYNSLFGLCAALRDMKLGLQVHNRILKANIEVDEFIGSAVIDMYGKCGEISTARNVFDGMQTRNVVSWTAMLASYFQNGCFEEALKLFSYMEHEGVMPNEFTFAVLLNSCASLSALGHGNSVHTRAVKSGFKHHVIVGNSLINLYIKGGNIEAANKVFTDMVYRDTTTWNAIISGYTHYGLGKEALIVFQDMLAVEKPPNYVTFVGVLSACAHLGLVREGFYYLNQLMYEMGIQPGLEHYTCIVGLLCRAGLVEQAENYMRTTPVKWDVIALRTLVNACYVQGNYRLGKQVAETVLDMDPDDVGTYLLLSKMHAKANRWDGVARIRKLMREKILKKEPGISWIEIRNHTHVFVDNKSPEFSQIYEKVRELLAKIEPLGYVPDVATVVHDVEEQKEDFISYHSEKLAIAYGIMKTPPEATIRVMKNQRMCDDCHSAVRLISKVANRMIIVKDVNHFHRFQDGFCSCGDCW; encoded by the coding sequence ATGAGAAAATTCCCAGTAAACGCCCACCTTCAAACGGCCATTAGACTTCCCCGCGCTTCCCCTCAAACACGCGCCTTCTCTATTCAAACAAACCCATCTTTGTCCTCTCTTGAAAACACCATCAAGCTCCTAAAATCATCGGCTGATACTAAAAACTTGAAATTCGGCAAATCGATTCACGCCCTTTTGATCATAACTAATCAAGCCACTCCATGCCATGTAATCCAAACGAATTCCTTGATCAATCTCTACTCAAAGTGTGGCCAAATGAAAGTCGCTCGCCaactgtttgatgaaatgcACGAGAGAAACGTAGTTTCATGGGGTGCCTTGATGGCGGGTTATTTACAAAATGGGTTTCCTTTGGAAGTTCTTAATTTGTTCAGAAACATGACATTGGCGGATTGTTTTCGCCCGAATGAGTATATATTAGCAACGGTTCTTTCTTCATGTGCTGATTGTGGGTCGAGCGTAGAGGGCCGCCAGTGTCATGGGTATGCGCTGAAGTATGGATTGGTGTTTCATCAGTACGTTAAGAATGCGCTTCTGTACATGTATGCGATGTGTTCGGACGTGGAGGCGGCTTTGGGAGTTTTGAACTCGGTTTCTGGGTCAGATGGTTTTACTTATAATTCGGTTTTGAAAGTTCTTGTGGGGAATGGGTACTTGAGTGAAGCATTAGAAGTTTTCGGTAGGATGGTGAAACAGTGTGTGAAGTGGGACAGTTTCACGTATAATAGTCTTTTTGGCCTTTGCGCAGCTCTCAGGGATATGAAACTCGGTTTGCAAGTTCACAACCGGATTTTGAAGGCCAATATTGAGGTTGATGAGTTTATTGGTAGTGCAGTTATAGACATGTATGGAAAATGTGGTGAGATTTCAACTGCAAGGAATGTTTTTGACGGGATGCAGACTAGAAATGTGGTCTCATGGACAGCAATGTTGGCCTCTTACTTTCAAAACGGATGCTTTGAGGAAGCGTTGAAACTATTCTCTTATATGGAACATGAAGGTGTTATGCCAAATGAGTTTACATTTGCTGTACTGCTGAACTCTTGTGCTAGTTTGTCTGCACTTGGACATGGGAATTCAGTCCACACACGTGCGGTGAAGTCAGGATTCAAGCATCATGTTATTGTGGGGAATTCTCTTATCAACCTTTATATAAAGGGTGGGAACATTGAAGCTGCAAATAAAGTGTTTACTGATATGGTGTATAGAGACACTACGACTTGGAACGCGATAATATCGGGATACACTCATTATGGTCTTGGTAAAGAAGCTTTGATAGTTTTCCAAGATATGCTAGCTGTCGAAAAGCCTCCTAACTATGTAACTTTTGTTGGAGTTCTCTCTGCTTGTGCACACTTGGGTTTGGTAAGAGAAGGGTTCTACTATTTGAACCAATTAATGTACGAAATGGGGATTCAACCTGGATTGGAGCACTATACCTGTATTGTTGGGCTCCTTTGCAGAGCTGGTCTAGTTGAGCAAGCTGAAAATTACATGAGGACTACACCGGTCAAATGGGATGTCATCGCCTTGCGTACTTTGGTCAATGCTTGTTATGTCCAAGGAAATTATCGATTAGGGAAGCAAGTGGCCGAAACTGTCTTGGATATGGACCCTGATGACGTGGGAACTTATTTGCTGTTGTCTAAAATGCATGCCAAGGCGAATAGATGGGATGGAGTTGCCAGGATTCGTAAGCtaatgagagagaagattttgaAGAAAGAGCCTGGCATTAGCTGGATAGAGATAAGAAATCATACTCACGTCTTTGTCGACAATAAAAGCCCAGAATTCAGTCAGATTTATGAGAAGGTAAGAGAACTTTTGGCCAAGATTGAACCGCTGGGCTATGTGCCAGACGTTGCTACTGTAGTGCATGACGTGGAGGAGCAGAAGGAGGATTTTATAAGCTACCATAGTGAAAAGCTGGCCATAGCATATGGGATTATGAAAACACCACCAGAAGCAACAATCCGCGTCATGAAGAACCAAAGGATGTGTGATGACTGCCACTCAGCTGTGAGGCTTATATCAAAGGTTGCAAACAGGATGATAATTGTGAAAGATGTCAACCATTTTCATCGCTTTCAGGATGGTTTCTGTTCCTGTGGAGATTGTTGGTGA